The following proteins are encoded in a genomic region of Methylibium petroleiphilum PM1:
- a CDS encoding copper-transporting P-type ATPase, giving the protein MDMQTHKHEGHGTTRQHGHVHGHHHHGRLHEPSPAPDAAGEAPPAGTIYTCPMHPEVRQDHPGNCPKCGMTLEPVLPTLDEDENPELADFSRRFWWTLPLTVVVTLLAMVGHRLQWFSMGVQSWVELVLSVPIVLWAGWPFFVRGVQSIRLRSPNMWTLIGLGTGAAFAYSVVATLAPDVFPDSFQAMGRVAVYFEAAAVIISLTLLGQMLELKARSQTSAAIQSLLGLAPKTARRIAADGSEDDVPLTHVHVGDLLRVRPGEKVPVDGVVTEGSSAVDEAMLTGEPLPVSKRAGDKLIGATLNTSGTLVMRSERVGAQTMLSQIVQMVAQAQRSKAPMQRMADLVAGWFVMAVVAIAVVTFFVWGIVGPEPSWVYGLINAVAVLIIACPCALGLATPMSIMVATGRAATQGILFRDAAAIEHLRKVNTLIVDKTGTLTEGKPSFERAMPAPGFSAEEVLRLAASLDQGSEHPLADAIVRAAREQGLVLDKAEGFESGSGIGVRGLVGGRQLALGNTALMEQLGIDVSGLLPQAEALRGQGASVMFLAADGKPVGLLAVSDPVKASTPEALATLRAKGLRVVMATGDGITTARAVATRLGIDEVHGEVKPADKLALVRRLQADGHVVAMAGDGINDAPALAQADVGIAMGTGTDVAMNSAQVTLVKGDLRGIAAARALSVQTVANMKQNLGFAFIYNALGVPLAAGLLYPLTGWLLSPMIAALAMSLSSASVIANALRLRRVRA; this is encoded by the coding sequence ATGGACATGCAGACTCACAAGCACGAAGGGCACGGCACGACCCGACAGCATGGTCACGTGCATGGCCACCATCACCATGGGAGGCTGCACGAGCCCAGCCCGGCGCCGGACGCAGCGGGTGAAGCCCCGCCGGCCGGCACGATCTACACCTGTCCCATGCACCCTGAGGTGCGACAGGACCACCCTGGCAACTGCCCCAAGTGCGGCATGACGCTGGAGCCGGTGCTACCGACACTCGACGAGGACGAGAATCCCGAACTGGCCGACTTCTCCCGACGCTTCTGGTGGACCCTGCCGCTGACGGTGGTCGTCACGCTGCTGGCCATGGTGGGCCATCGCCTGCAGTGGTTCAGCATGGGCGTGCAGAGTTGGGTGGAACTGGTGCTCTCCGTACCCATCGTCCTGTGGGCGGGCTGGCCCTTCTTTGTTCGCGGCGTGCAATCGATCCGCCTGCGCAGCCCGAACATGTGGACGCTGATCGGGCTGGGTACCGGGGCGGCGTTCGCCTACAGCGTGGTGGCGACATTGGCGCCGGATGTCTTTCCGGACTCGTTCCAGGCCATGGGGCGGGTGGCGGTGTACTTCGAGGCCGCGGCGGTGATCATTTCGCTGACGCTGCTGGGCCAGATGCTCGAACTCAAGGCCCGGTCGCAGACCTCGGCCGCCATCCAGTCGCTGCTGGGCCTGGCGCCGAAGACCGCGCGTCGCATTGCCGCCGATGGCAGCGAGGACGACGTGCCGCTGACACACGTCCACGTCGGCGATCTGCTGCGTGTGCGGCCCGGCGAGAAGGTGCCGGTGGATGGCGTGGTGACCGAAGGCTCGAGCGCGGTCGATGAGGCCATGCTGACCGGCGAACCCCTGCCGGTGAGCAAGCGGGCCGGCGACAAGTTGATCGGCGCCACGCTGAATACCAGCGGGACGCTGGTGATGCGCTCGGAACGTGTCGGTGCACAGACCATGCTGTCCCAGATCGTGCAGATGGTGGCGCAGGCCCAGCGCTCGAAGGCGCCGATGCAGCGCATGGCCGACCTGGTGGCTGGCTGGTTCGTGATGGCTGTGGTCGCCATCGCCGTAGTGACTTTCTTCGTCTGGGGCATCGTCGGCCCCGAACCGAGCTGGGTCTACGGGCTGATCAACGCGGTCGCCGTGCTGATCATCGCCTGCCCGTGCGCGCTGGGGCTGGCCACACCGATGTCGATCATGGTCGCGACCGGGCGCGCCGCGACGCAGGGCATCCTGTTCCGCGACGCAGCAGCGATCGAACACTTGCGCAAGGTCAACACGCTGATCGTCGACAAGACCGGTACGCTGACCGAAGGCAAGCCCAGCTTCGAGCGCGCCATGCCGGCGCCGGGCTTTAGCGCGGAAGAGGTGCTGCGTCTGGCCGCGAGCCTGGACCAGGGCAGCGAGCATCCTCTGGCCGACGCCATCGTCCGCGCGGCTCGCGAGCAGGGTCTGGTGCTCGACAAAGCGGAGGGGTTCGAGTCGGGTTCGGGCATCGGCGTTCGTGGCCTGGTGGGCGGGCGCCAGCTGGCACTTGGCAACACTGCCCTGATGGAGCAACTGGGCATTGACGTGTCGGGCCTGTTGCCGCAAGCCGAGGCGCTGCGCGGCCAGGGCGCCAGCGTGATGTTCCTCGCCGCAGATGGCAAGCCAGTTGGCTTGCTGGCCGTCTCTGACCCCGTCAAGGCGAGCACACCGGAGGCGCTCGCCACCTTGCGCGCCAAGGGGCTGCGCGTGGTAATGGCCACTGGCGACGGCATCACCACCGCGCGTGCGGTGGCCACGCGGCTGGGCATCGACGAAGTGCACGGCGAGGTGAAGCCGGCCGACAAACTGGCGCTGGTGCGGCGGCTGCAGGCCGATGGCCATGTGGTGGCAATGGCAGGAGACGGCATCAACGATGCACCGGCGCTGGCCCAGGCGGATGTCGGCATCGCCATGGGGACGGGGACCGATGTCGCCATGAACAGCGCGCAGGTCACCCTGGTCAAGGGCGACCTGCGGGGCATCGCTGCCGCCCGGGCCTTGTCGGTGCAGACCGTTGCCAACATGAAGCAGAACCTTGGTTTTGCCTTCATTTACAACGCGCTGGGCGTGCCGCTGGCCGCGGGGCTGCTGTACCCGCTCACAGGCTGGTTGCTGTCGCCGATGATCGCCGCGCTGGCGATGAGTCTGAGCTCGGCGTCGGTGATCGCAAACGCGCTGCGGCTGCGCAGGGTGAGGGCGTGA